A DNA window from Daucus carota subsp. sativus chromosome 3, DH1 v3.0, whole genome shotgun sequence contains the following coding sequences:
- the LOC108213494 gene encoding cyclin-dependent kinase inhibitor 7 isoform X1: MDASKVRVRAEALDMSEDRPGKLKRRKVGSGELAMSSSLTHELNNIRKNSTASDSLGDGIAANNESLYPNFGSHGGASCCSSNGSDKASFDTFDSTDMVERGGTEASSSTKYNSSERGEETTLKLKARETPLQRESTFKTSFQRLVTTEKFMPSEAQLEEFFAVAERGLRNQFADKYNYDISKDEPMVGRYEWLLLKP, translated from the exons ATGGATGCCTCTAAGGTAAGGGTGCGAGCCGAAGCTCTGGACATGTCAGAAGATAGGCCAGGAAAGTTGAAGAGAAGAAAGGTTGGCAGTGGAGAATTGGCCATGTCTTCGTCTTTGACACATGAGCTTAATAATATTCGTAAAAATTCAACAGCTTCTGATTCACTAGGAGATGGAATAGCAGCTAATAATGAGAGCCTGTATCCGAATTTCGGTTCTCATGGAGGCGCGTCTTGTTGCTCAAGCAACGGATCAGATAAGGCCTCATTTGACACGTTCGATTCCACAGATATGGTG GAGAGGGGGGGAACTGAAGCATCATCAAGCACCAAGTACAACAGCAGCGAAAG AGGAGAGGAGACAACGTTGAAGCTGAAAGCCAGGGAAACACCACTCCAACGAGAATCAACGTTTAAGACCAGTTTTCAGCGTCTAGTGACAACGGAGAAATTCATGCCGTCGGAAGCACAACTTGAAGAATTCTTTGCAGTTGCTGAGAGAGGTCTTCGCAACCAATTTGCAGACAA GTATAACTACGACATTTCCAAGGATGAGCCGATGGTTGGCCGATACGAGTGGCTTCTGCTAAAGCCATGA
- the LOC108213494 gene encoding cyclin-dependent kinase inhibitor 7 isoform X2, with translation MDASKVRVRAEALDMSEDRPGKLKRRKVGSGELAMSSSLTHELNNIRKNSTASDSLGDGIAANNESLYPNFGSHGGASCCSSNGSDKASFDTFDSTDMERGGTEASSSTKYNSSERGEETTLKLKARETPLQRESTFKTSFQRLVTTEKFMPSEAQLEEFFAVAERGLRNQFADKYNYDISKDEPMVGRYEWLLLKP, from the exons ATGGATGCCTCTAAGGTAAGGGTGCGAGCCGAAGCTCTGGACATGTCAGAAGATAGGCCAGGAAAGTTGAAGAGAAGAAAGGTTGGCAGTGGAGAATTGGCCATGTCTTCGTCTTTGACACATGAGCTTAATAATATTCGTAAAAATTCAACAGCTTCTGATTCACTAGGAGATGGAATAGCAGCTAATAATGAGAGCCTGTATCCGAATTTCGGTTCTCATGGAGGCGCGTCTTGTTGCTCAAGCAACGGATCAGATAAGGCCTCATTTGACACGTTCGATTCCACAGATATG GAGAGGGGGGGAACTGAAGCATCATCAAGCACCAAGTACAACAGCAGCGAAAG AGGAGAGGAGACAACGTTGAAGCTGAAAGCCAGGGAAACACCACTCCAACGAGAATCAACGTTTAAGACCAGTTTTCAGCGTCTAGTGACAACGGAGAAATTCATGCCGTCGGAAGCACAACTTGAAGAATTCTTTGCAGTTGCTGAGAGAGGTCTTCGCAACCAATTTGCAGACAA GTATAACTACGACATTTCCAAGGATGAGCCGATGGTTGGCCGATACGAGTGGCTTCTGCTAAAGCCATGA
- the LOC108213416 gene encoding patatin-like protein 1: MEEPNGSHDGVVSSKSSGLGDRLTVLSIDGGGIRGIIPGTILSFLESKLQELDGENARLADYFDVIAGTSTGSLIAAMLAAPNAENRPLFQAKDVVPFYLAHGPRIFQQSKWPLRIPKVLRALKGPKYDGKYKRKMIRNLLANTRLHQTLTRVVIPTFDISLLQPIVFSTSEAAVDASMNPLLSDVCISSASAPTYFPANYFKTQDPQGNHKEFHLIDGGIAANNPALLAMKPTGMAFNDSPEDRTPADPLQYGKYLVLSLGTGTSKTEKKYNAKMAAKWGVLGWLYSHGNSPLVDAFTYASGDMVDLHMSLIFRSIKREDNYLRIQDDSLKGKAASTDKATSKNMEELVEIGQSLLTNPLSRMNLENGKQEAVQNGGTNQEALIRFANLLSQEKRLRQQRSKNLKDLS; this comes from the exons ATGGAAGAACCTAACGGAAGTCATGATGGAGTCGTGAGTAGTAAATCATCAGGTCTGGGAGATAGGCTTACTGTTCTAAGCATCGACGGGGGAGGCATTAGAGGCATTATTCCAGGCACCATCCTGAGCTTCCTCGAATCCAAATTACAA gAATTGGATGGAGAAAACGCAAGACTTGCAGACTATTTTGATGTAATAGCTGGAACTAGCACGGGAAGTTTGATAGCAGCAATGCTAGCTGCTCCCAATGCCGAAAACCGTCCTCTTTTCCAAGCAAAAGACGTCGTCCCATTCTATCTGGCGCATGGCCCCCGTATATTTCAGCAATCCAA ATGGCCTTTGCGGATACCAAAAGTTTTGAGAGCTTTGAAGGGGCCAAAGTACGATGGTAAGTACAAAAGGAAGATGATACGAAATTTGCTAGCAAATACAAGGCTCCATCAAACATTAACCCGAGTTGTAATTCCCACATTTGACATCAGTTTACTTCAACCAATTGTTTTTTCAACCTCTGAG GCAGCTGTAGATGCATCTATGAATCCTTTGTTATCTGATGTATGTATTAGTAGTGCCTCGGCGCCAACTTACTTTCCAGCTAATTATTTCAAAACACAAGATCCTCAGGGAAACCACAAAGAATTCCATCTTATTGATGGAGGAATTGCAGCAAATAACCCT GCACTTTTAGCGATGAAACCCACAGGGATGGCATTCAATGATAGCCCTGAGGATCGCACTCCAGCAGACCCGTTACAGTATGGGAAATACTTGGTGCTTTCACTGGGAACTGGAACATCGAAAACAGAGAAGAAATACAATGCTAAAATGGCAGCAAAGTGGGGAGTTCTCGGCTGGCTTTACAGCCATGGGAATTCTCCTCTGGTCGATGCATTTACTTATGCTAGCGGAGATATGGTTGACCTTCACATGTCCCTAATCTTCAGATCTATCAAACGAGAAGATAACTATCTTCGCATCCAG GATGACTCATTGAAAGGGAAGGCCGCATCGACTGATAAGGCAACAAGCAAGAATATGGAGGAACTTGTAGAAATCGGTCAAAGCTTGTTGACCAACCCTCTATCAAGGATGAACCTAGAAAACGGTAAACAAGAAGCAGTGCAAAATGGAGGCACTAATCAGGAAGCTCTAAtaag ATTCGCGAATTTGCTATCTCAGGAGAAGAGGTTGCGTCAACAAAGATCCAAAAATCTAAAAGACCTCTCATGA